The proteins below are encoded in one region of Winogradskyella helgolandensis:
- a CDS encoding Fur family transcriptional regulator yields MGIIRKTKSVTTVLQIFEENKDAKSVVHLIELVKDQMNKTTVYRILDRLEQDGVIHSFNGKDGLKWYAKCQGCSANHHSDKHPHFQCTECDKVECLSVEIKIPSIKNHIVDSTDILLTGQCEICSA; encoded by the coding sequence ATGGGAATCATTAGAAAAACAAAATCAGTAACTACGGTATTACAGATTTTTGAAGAAAATAAAGATGCGAAATCGGTAGTGCATCTCATAGAACTTGTAAAAGATCAAATGAATAAAACGACTGTATATCGTATTTTAGATAGGCTTGAGCAAGATGGTGTTATTCATTCTTTTAATGGGAAAGATGGTTTAAAATGGTATGCGAAATGTCAAGGTTGTTCTGCTAATCATCATTCAGATAAGCATCCTCATTTTCAATGCACCGAATGTGATAAGGTAGAGTGTTTATCTGTTGAGATTAAAATCCCATCTATAAAAAATCATATAGTAGATTCTACAGACATTCTATTAACAGGCCAATGTGAGATTTGTAGCGCGTAA
- a CDS encoding M16 family metallopeptidase, with product MKYIKSTLLALLVLFTIWSCKQNEVKETKQEFKVEFEKFTLDNGLQVILHVDKSDPVAAVALTAHVGSAREKAGRTGFAHLFEHLLFLESENLGKGGLDQMSARIGGSGANGSTSRDRTNYFQTVPKDALEKMIWAEADKLGYFINTVTEPVLAKEKQVVKNEKRQRVDNQPYGFNAGVINSNLYPEGHPYSWEVIGSLEDLQNATLDDVKEFYKRWYVPNNVTLTIAGDIDVAQTKAWVKKYFDEIPKGEAIPKIEKQPVTLKSSKRLFYEDNFARAPRLTMAWPTVYEYHPDTYALTVLSQYLTEGKKAPLYKVLVENQQLTSNVGMYQYSSEIAGQLMLNITAFDQTNLNTVANGINEGLKDFEMNGISESDLNRIKAGQETEFYRGLSSVLGKGFQLAQYEIFAGDPGFINQDVKNILAVTPEDVMRVYNTYIKDQNFIATSFVPKGQMNLILDNSQLATIVEEEIIEGAEDAFDASLAADYEKTPSSFDRSVEPAYGKSPDLVIPTVWKRNLDSGIKVFGIENTEVPLVEFELEIKGGLLLEDTAKVGVSNLMANLMTKGTKNKTPEALENAIESLGAQIYSYATDNSVTISGTTLAKHFDATMALVTEILLEPRWDEDEFNLLKQSTISSIQRQKANPNSIAANEFAKQLYGENNILAYNNNGTEASVNAIMISDLEDFYSTKLTPKLTNVHVVGSISENEVISALETINTTWESKDVEIPELPKAITLETSKIYFYDVPGAKQSVIAFGYPSLKATDNDYYAATVMNYRLGGGSFASQLTQELREAKGYTYGIRSRFDGDANTGEFSINSSIRTNVTYESAALIKEILEDYGTNYTEADLDITKGFTLKSSARAFETLGSKLNMLSNISNYSYADDYAKQRQSIVKDLSVDDIKALAEKYIKPKQMIYVIVGDAETQFSKLNGLGFGDAVLLN from the coding sequence ATGAAATACATCAAATCAACACTTTTAGCTTTATTAGTGCTATTCACAATATGGTCTTGTAAACAAAATGAAGTCAAAGAAACTAAACAAGAATTTAAAGTAGAATTCGAAAAATTCACTTTAGATAACGGATTACAAGTTATTCTTCACGTAGATAAATCTGATCCTGTTGCTGCTGTAGCTTTAACCGCACATGTTGGATCTGCTCGTGAAAAAGCAGGTAGAACAGGATTCGCACATTTATTTGAGCATCTTTTATTTTTAGAATCCGAAAATTTGGGTAAAGGTGGTTTAGACCAAATGAGTGCTCGTATTGGAGGTTCTGGTGCCAATGGATCTACAAGTCGCGATCGTACCAATTATTTTCAAACCGTGCCAAAAGATGCTTTAGAAAAAATGATTTGGGCAGAAGCGGATAAACTCGGTTATTTTATAAATACAGTTACTGAACCTGTTTTGGCAAAAGAAAAACAAGTTGTTAAAAACGAAAAACGTCAGCGTGTAGACAACCAACCTTATGGTTTTAATGCAGGTGTTATTAATAGCAATTTATATCCTGAAGGACATCCCTACAGCTGGGAAGTTATTGGATCTTTAGAGGATTTACAAAATGCGACTTTAGACGATGTTAAAGAGTTTTACAAACGTTGGTATGTTCCAAATAACGTTACCTTAACTATTGCTGGAGATATTGATGTCGCGCAAACTAAAGCATGGGTAAAAAAATATTTTGATGAAATTCCAAAAGGGGAAGCGATTCCTAAAATTGAAAAGCAACCAGTGACTTTAAAATCATCTAAACGCTTGTTTTACGAAGATAATTTTGCACGTGCTCCTAGATTAACAATGGCTTGGCCAACGGTATATGAATATCATCCAGATACATATGCTTTGACTGTATTATCGCAATATTTAACCGAAGGCAAAAAAGCACCATTATATAAAGTATTAGTCGAAAATCAGCAGTTAACTAGTAATGTTGGCATGTATCAATATTCTTCTGAAATTGCCGGACAATTAATGCTTAATATTACCGCATTCGATCAAACCAATCTAAACACCGTGGCTAATGGGATAAATGAAGGCCTTAAAGATTTTGAAATGAATGGCATTTCTGAATCCGATTTAAACAGAATTAAAGCCGGACAAGAAACGGAATTTTACAGAGGATTATCAAGCGTTTTAGGCAAAGGCTTTCAGTTGGCACAATATGAAATTTTTGCAGGTGATCCTGGATTTATAAATCAAGATGTAAAGAATATTTTAGCAGTCACGCCAGAAGATGTGATGCGCGTTTATAATACTTACATTAAAGATCAGAATTTTATTGCCACTAGTTTTGTTCCAAAAGGACAAATGAACTTGATTTTAGATAATTCGCAATTAGCAACTATCGTTGAAGAAGAAATAATTGAAGGCGCAGAAGACGCTTTTGATGCTAGCCTAGCCGCAGACTACGAAAAAACACCAAGCAGTTTTGATAGATCTGTAGAACCAGCATATGGTAAAAGTCCAGATTTAGTAATTCCTACAGTGTGGAAACGCAACTTAGATTCTGGAATCAAAGTTTTTGGTATTGAAAATACAGAAGTGCCATTAGTAGAGTTTGAATTAGAAATAAAAGGAGGTTTACTATTGGAAGACACAGCTAAAGTTGGAGTGTCTAATCTTATGGCAAATTTAATGACCAAAGGCACAAAAAACAAAACACCTGAAGCCTTAGAAAACGCTATTGAAAGTTTAGGTGCTCAAATTTACAGCTATGCCACTGATAATAGTGTCACTATTTCTGGAACAACCTTAGCAAAACATTTTGATGCGACTATGGCTTTAGTCACTGAAATTCTTTTAGAACCACGTTGGGATGAAGACGAATTTAACTTATTAAAACAAAGTACGATAAGCAGCATTCAACGCCAAAAAGCAAATCCGAATAGTATTGCTGCTAATGAATTTGCAAAACAATTATATGGCGAAAACAATATTTTAGCCTATAACAATAATGGTACTGAAGCCTCGGTAAATGCAATTATGATTTCAGATTTAGAAGATTTCTATTCGACTAAATTAACTCCTAAACTGACGAATGTACACGTTGTAGGTTCAATTTCAGAAAACGAAGTTATAAGCGCTTTAGAAACTATAAATACGACGTGGGAATCTAAAGATGTTGAGATTCCAGAATTACCAAAAGCGATTACTCTAGAAACATCCAAAATCTATTTTTATGATGTACCAGGAGCTAAACAATCGGTTATCGCCTTTGGTTATCCATCATTAAAAGCTACTGATAACGATTACTATGCCGCTACTGTCATGAATTACAGATTAGGAGGTGGTAGTTTTGCTTCGCAATTAACACAAGAATTACGTGAAGCCAAAGGCTATACCTATGGAATTCGTTCTAGATTTGATGGTGACGCCAATACAGGAGAATTCTCAATCAACAGTTCTATTCGTACTAACGTTACTTATGAATCTGCTGCATTGATTAAAGAGATTTTAGAAGATTACGGCACCAATTATACTGAAGCCGATTTAGATATTACAAAAGGGTTCACCTTAAAAAGCAGCGCTCGTGCGTTTGAAACTTTAGGTTCTAAATTAAACATGCTGAGTAATATTAGTAACTATAGTTATGCAGACGATTATGCCAAACAACGCCAATCCATTGTAAAAGATTTAAGCGTAGACGACATTAAAGCACTTGCAGAAAAATATATAAAACCGAAGCAGATGATTTATGTGATTGTTGGTGATGCCGAAACACAATTCAGTAAATTAAACGGATTAGGATTTGGAGATGCTGTGCTATTGAATTAG
- a CDS encoding MerC domain-containing protein, which translates to MIQTKKIYWADKLGAISAILCIIHCLAVPALLSLGKGFISNPIIAYLFIAIAFVSIYKATNGRFLKPISIFLWLAFIGFFISMLLENQAEVFEYTMFLFSGLIILGHLYNMQYCNK; encoded by the coding sequence ATGATTCAAACAAAAAAAATATATTGGGCAGATAAATTAGGAGCAATTAGTGCTATTTTATGCATTATACATTGTTTGGCTGTGCCTGCATTACTCAGCTTAGGTAAGGGATTTATAAGCAATCCTATTATAGCTTACTTATTTATTGCCATTGCTTTTGTTTCCATATATAAAGCCACTAACGGCCGTTTTTTAAAACCTATTAGCATCTTTTTATGGCTAGCTTTTATAGGCTTTTTTATTTCCATGCTATTAGAAAACCAAGCCGAAGTTTTTGAATACACGATGTTTCTTTTTTCAGGTTTAATTATTCTTGGGCATTTATATAATATGCAGTATTGCAATAAATAA
- a CDS encoding GTP-binding protein produces the protein MNNIEKLPVTVLSGFLGAGKTTLLNHILHNKEGLKVAVIVNDMSEVNVDANLVKSENTLSRTEETLVEMSNGCICCTLREDLMIEVERLAKENRFDYLLIESTGISEPVPVAQTFSFIDEENNIDLSRFSYVDTMVTVVDAFNFFKDFGSPERLVDRELTNIDNDFRTIVNLLTDQIEFCNVIILNKTDLVSKEHLGILKATIQKLNPTAKIIESSFSKVNPSEILNTKLFNFEEAEESAGWIEELKKDEHTPETEEYGIGSFVFRTKRPFHPERFWKYAQHQFPQNILRSKGLFWIASRPDQALVWGQAGGSLRADSAGVWWSSMTFQERIDQIAFLENQQIIEADWHSVFGDRKNEIVFIGQDLDESLIRKQLESCLLTAAELESIDWEKGFQDNWPVERAYPLGI, from the coding sequence ATGAATAATATAGAGAAGCTACCTGTAACGGTATTGAGTGGCTTTTTAGGAGCTGGCAAAACCACCTTATTAAATCATATTTTACACAATAAAGAAGGCCTAAAAGTTGCCGTTATTGTCAATGATATGAGCGAAGTTAATGTTGACGCCAATTTGGTAAAAAGCGAAAACACCTTATCTAGAACCGAAGAAACGCTCGTAGAAATGAGTAATGGTTGTATCTGTTGCACACTTAGAGAAGATTTAATGATTGAGGTAGAACGGCTTGCCAAAGAAAACCGTTTCGATTATTTGCTCATTGAAAGTACAGGTATTAGCGAACCCGTACCTGTGGCGCAAACCTTCTCGTTTATTGATGAAGAAAACAATATAGACTTATCTAGATTTAGCTATGTAGATACGATGGTTACTGTAGTAGACGCCTTTAATTTCTTTAAGGATTTCGGAAGTCCAGAACGTTTAGTAGATCGCGAACTTACAAATATAGATAATGATTTTAGAACCATTGTAAATTTATTGACCGATCAAATTGAGTTTTGTAATGTCATTATACTTAACAAGACCGATTTAGTTTCAAAAGAACATTTAGGCATTTTAAAAGCTACGATTCAGAAGTTAAATCCTACTGCTAAAATTATAGAATCTTCTTTCAGTAAAGTGAACCCAAGTGAAATTTTAAATACCAAACTCTTCAATTTTGAAGAAGCCGAAGAAAGTGCTGGTTGGATTGAAGAATTAAAGAAAGATGAACACACACCAGAAACGGAAGAATACGGTATTGGCTCTTTTGTTTTTAGAACTAAAAGACCATTTCATCCAGAGCGTTTTTGGAAGTATGCGCAACACCAATTTCCTCAAAACATATTACGAAGTAAAGGGTTATTTTGGATAGCCTCTAGACCAGACCAAGCATTGGTTTGGGGACAAGCTGGTGGATCGCTAAGAGCAGACAGTGCAGGCGTTTGGTGGAGCAGCATGACATTTCAAGAGCGGATAGACCAAATTGCATTTCTTGAAAACCAACAAATTATTGAAGCCGATTGGCACAGCGTATTTGGCGACCGCAAAAATGAGATTGTCTTTATTGGTCAAGATTTAGACGAATCATTAATTAGAAAACAATTAGAAAGTTGCTTACTTACAGCAGCAGAACTTGAGTCTATAGATTGGGAAAAAGGATTTCAAGATAATTGGCCTGTAGAAAGAGCCTATCCTTTAGGAATTTAA
- a CDS encoding M14 family metallopeptidase, giving the protein MQKLVFVLLVVFSSCTLTTAQTISSPSDFLGYDIGTQFSRNHQVIAYFKAVQNQVPNQVKLVEYGKTNERRGLYLTFISSEDNIKNLETIRENNLKNTGLLEGESSGNDVAIVWLSYNVHGNEASSSEASMLTLFKLLTEKQDLLKNTVVIIDPSVNPDGRDRYINWYNETASLPYDIDRQASEHNEPWPGGRPNHYLFDLNRDWVWASQVETQQRLEVYNKWMPHVHVDFHEQGINEPYYFAPAAEPFHEIITDWQRDFQTEIGKNHAKYFDAEGWLFFTRERFDLLYPSYGDTYPTFMGAMGMTYEQGGHGMAGLGILNDEGHVLTLVERLTHHTTTGISTVEMASKNAKKLNTEFAKFFNNSNLKYKSYVLKGNEDKLNSLKTLLNKHQIAFENATKSKVSGYNYATGNQGSFNVDGNALVVHSNQPKGKMVKVLFEPNTKLSDSLTYDITAWSLPYAYGLDALASTTKVSSNRMASKKSLQVLNDAYGYVSKWNSMKDAQFLSELLKQNFKVRFTEKPFSANDKTFERGSLIITKGDNKHIEKMVSKLNTIAQEHAQPLTEINSGFSQKTPDIGSPDIKLVNKQKVAILSGEGTRSLSYGEVWHFFEQQLHYPLTSINTNDFGNTNLNKYNVLILPNGNYRKVLSEDNMTKLKEWVRAGGKVIAIDGALRSFAGKDGFSLSYKDSEDDDDQKDNLTPYADREREYSNNLITGAIFNAKVDNTHPMAFGYDDNYFTLKLGSSAYSLLDSGYNVAYLNDTKVYSGFAGQNALNSLGKTLVFGEERMGSGSFIYIVDNTLFRSFWENGKLFFVNSIFMVNNNAYEL; this is encoded by the coding sequence ATGCAAAAATTAGTCTTCGTTTTATTAGTCGTTTTTAGCAGCTGTACCTTAACAACGGCCCAAACCATTTCATCACCAAGTGACTTTTTAGGTTATGATATTGGCACACAATTTAGTCGAAATCATCAAGTTATCGCGTATTTTAAAGCTGTACAAAACCAAGTTCCAAACCAAGTAAAACTAGTGGAATATGGAAAAACAAACGAACGCAGAGGTCTCTATTTAACGTTTATTTCTAGCGAAGACAACATTAAGAATCTGGAAACTATTCGTGAAAATAATTTAAAAAACACAGGCTTATTAGAAGGTGAATCTTCAGGAAACGACGTTGCCATTGTTTGGTTAAGTTATAATGTTCATGGCAATGAAGCATCGAGTTCTGAAGCGTCGATGCTTACCTTATTTAAATTGCTCACTGAAAAACAAGATTTACTTAAAAACACAGTTGTTATTATTGACCCAAGCGTTAACCCAGATGGAAGAGACCGTTATATAAATTGGTATAATGAAACTGCGAGTTTACCTTATGATATAGACCGACAAGCTAGTGAACACAATGAACCTTGGCCTGGAGGACGACCAAATCATTATCTTTTTGATTTAAACCGAGACTGGGTTTGGGCTTCGCAAGTAGAAACACAACAACGTTTAGAAGTGTATAACAAATGGATGCCTCATGTACATGTAGATTTTCATGAACAAGGAATTAATGAACCTTATTATTTTGCTCCGGCTGCAGAGCCATTTCATGAAATTATAACCGATTGGCAGCGCGATTTTCAAACTGAAATCGGTAAAAATCATGCTAAGTATTTTGATGCTGAAGGTTGGTTGTTTTTTACTAGAGAGCGTTTCGATTTATTGTATCCGAGTTATGGTGATACTTATCCCACATTTATGGGTGCGATGGGAATGACCTACGAGCAAGGTGGTCATGGCATGGCAGGTTTAGGGATTTTAAACGACGAAGGCCACGTCTTAACTTTAGTTGAGCGTTTAACACACCATACTACAACAGGAATTTCAACCGTTGAAATGGCTTCAAAAAATGCAAAAAAATTAAATACTGAGTTTGCTAAATTCTTTAATAATTCAAATCTCAAATATAAAAGCTACGTTTTAAAAGGTAATGAAGACAAACTTAATAGCTTAAAAACGCTATTAAACAAACATCAAATTGCATTTGAAAACGCAACAAAATCTAAAGTTTCTGGTTACAATTATGCTACAGGAAATCAAGGTAGTTTTAATGTAGACGGCAATGCTTTAGTAGTGCATTCTAACCAACCTAAAGGAAAAATGGTTAAGGTTTTATTTGAACCAAACACTAAACTCTCAGACTCATTAACATATGATATTACAGCTTGGTCTCTGCCTTATGCTTATGGATTAGATGCACTTGCTAGCACGACTAAGGTGAGCAGTAATAGAATGGCGAGTAAAAAATCGCTTCAAGTTTTAAACGATGCTTACGGTTATGTTAGCAAATGGAATTCTATGAAAGACGCACAGTTTTTATCAGAATTATTAAAACAAAATTTTAAGGTTCGGTTTACAGAAAAGCCTTTTTCTGCAAATGATAAAACATTTGAACGCGGTTCTCTAATCATTACTAAAGGGGACAATAAACATATTGAAAAAATGGTTTCAAAACTAAACACTATTGCACAAGAACATGCACAACCTTTAACGGAAATCAACTCTGGATTTTCACAGAAAACACCAGATATTGGGTCACCAGACATTAAATTAGTAAACAAGCAAAAGGTTGCAATACTTTCTGGAGAAGGTACACGATCTTTAAGTTATGGTGAAGTTTGGCATTTCTTTGAGCAACAATTACATTACCCATTAACCTCTATAAATACAAATGATTTTGGTAACACTAACCTGAATAAGTACAACGTTTTAATTTTACCAAATGGTAATTATAGAAAAGTACTATCGGAAGACAACATGACCAAACTTAAAGAATGGGTACGTGCAGGAGGAAAAGTCATTGCTATAGATGGAGCATTAAGAAGTTTTGCAGGGAAAGATGGCTTTAGTTTAAGCTATAAAGATTCTGAAGATGATGATGACCAAAAAGATAACCTCACTCCTTATGCCGATCGCGAACGCGAATACAGTAATAATTTAATTACTGGAGCTATTTTTAATGCCAAAGTAGATAATACACATCCTATGGCTTTTGGTTATGACGATAATTATTTCACTTTAAAATTAGGGAGTTCAGCATATAGTTTATTAGATAGTGGTTACAATGTAGCTTATCTTAACGACACCAAAGTGTATTCTGGTTTTGCAGGCCAAAATGCTTTAAACTCATTAGGTAAAACTTTAGTTTTTGGAGAAGAACGCATGGGAAGTGGTAGTTTTATTTACATCGTAGACAATACACTTTTTAGAAGTTTTTGGGAAAATGGAAAACTGTTTTTCGTAAACTCTATTTTTATGGTGAATAACAATGCTTATGAATTATAA
- a CDS encoding ABC transporter ATP-binding protein yields MIQIQDVSKSFKGDFAVQNLNLEVKKGEILGLLGANGAGKSTTINMLLGFLKPDSGQVSINAIDTSQNAQETRKLIGYIPENVNLYPYLSGLENLNYFCKLAGLKYSKSELEDYLTSCGLASDAHLKKVSGYSKGMRQKVGIAIAYAKKAKVYLLDEPASGLDPLASNELSLLLQKLASEGATIIMASHDIFRVREVCNRIGILKKGILVKELNSKDVSANELETLYLQFMKN; encoded by the coding sequence ATGATACAGATACAAGATGTGAGTAAATCATTTAAAGGTGATTTTGCTGTTCAGAACTTAAATTTAGAAGTTAAGAAAGGGGAAATTTTAGGGCTTTTAGGCGCTAATGGAGCAGGGAAATCTACCACAATTAATATGCTGTTGGGTTTTTTAAAACCAGATTCAGGCCAAGTAAGCATCAACGCTATAGACACTAGTCAAAATGCACAAGAAACCAGAAAACTTATTGGTTATATTCCTGAAAATGTTAATCTCTATCCCTATTTATCAGGTTTAGAAAATTTAAATTACTTCTGTAAACTCGCAGGATTAAAATATTCTAAAAGCGAACTCGAAGATTATTTAACTTCTTGCGGATTGGCAAGTGATGCACATCTAAAAAAAGTGAGTGGTTACTCTAAAGGTATGCGACAAAAAGTAGGAATTGCCATTGCCTACGCAAAAAAAGCAAAAGTGTATTTACTAGATGAACCTGCAAGTGGATTAGACCCCTTGGCGAGTAACGAACTTTCTTTGTTACTGCAGAAACTCGCATCAGAAGGTGCGACTATTATTATGGCTTCTCACGATATTTTTCGGGTACGCGAAGTTTGTAATCGCATTGGTATCTTAAAAAAAGGAATTCTAGTAAAAGAGCTCAACAGTAAAGACGTAAGCGCTAACGAACTAGAGACCTTATACTTACAATTTATGAAAAACTAA
- the folE gene encoding GTP cyclohydrolase I FolE, with translation MEKHLTKNQIEIEGDHHFSSSIKTPLRADAFEKSDEEKIINIQHHFKMIMQEMGLDLTDDSLSGTPYRVAKMYVKELFYGLNPENKPKLSTFDNKYGYKKMLVEQNITIDSACEHHFLPIVGHANVAYIPKDKVIGLSKINRLVDYYARRPQVQERLVLQVLNDLQEALNTKDVIVSVTAKHLCVSSRGIKDQSSFTTTYEYGGRFSEPEIRNEFLSLIAQ, from the coding sequence ATGGAAAAGCATTTAACTAAAAATCAAATTGAAATAGAAGGCGACCATCATTTTTCTTCAAGTATAAAAACACCATTACGCGCAGATGCTTTTGAAAAATCTGATGAGGAAAAAATAATAAACATTCAACATCATTTCAAAATGATAATGCAAGAAATGGGATTAGATTTAACAGATGATAGCTTATCGGGCACACCATATCGCGTAGCAAAAATGTATGTAAAAGAACTCTTCTACGGCTTAAATCCTGAGAATAAACCAAAACTTTCCACTTTTGACAATAAGTATGGTTATAAAAAAATGTTGGTGGAGCAGAATATCACCATCGATTCTGCTTGCGAACATCATTTTCTACCCATTGTAGGACATGCCAATGTAGCTTACATCCCTAAAGATAAAGTTATTGGCTTATCTAAAATTAATCGTTTAGTAGATTATTATGCACGTAGACCACAGGTACAGGAACGTTTAGTGCTTCAAGTATTAAATGATTTACAAGAAGCATTAAACACTAAAGATGTTATTGTTTCTGTAACAGCCAAACACCTTTGTGTATCTTCAAGAGGCATAAAAGACCAAAGTAGTTTCACGACAACTTATGAGTATGGTGGCCGCTTTTCAGAACCCGAAATTCGAAATGAATTTTTAAGCCTAATCGCTCAATAA
- a CDS encoding DUF3526 domain-containing protein yields the protein MFQIIKNELRFLVRSRIFLGISIAFISIMLLSVFLGNYQIQKQEQTHQNATDHVRQQWVSIDEMNPHSAAHYGTFIFKPSNLLSNLDEGVNSVTGNVLRVEGHVQNEITHSEASQMQAVSRFGKLKPALLLQYIVPLLLVFLAFNSVSNEKQSGRLKLLVLQGSKPLQIILAKTFSVWLYGVFLLIFMLLVYGILNSQSLTTDILARTSLFFLSYCLYYFIISGLTVFFSARWQNATLALTSMLGIWIIWTIFLPNILMSSVEKWHELPSRNEFQMAMKEDRSKGLDGHNPTDKRSLALKGKVLKEYGVDSVSQLPLNFDGMRMQADEDYGNSVWDKHFGNNRSVLKKQKQSFQLGGIVNPFISLQNTSMGFMASDNLHHQEFLLQVENYRRVFIKMLNDKQTFGGSKTGDWGWKIDNAFFKSVPDFDYKPTQISAVLSNYMLDVILMILWTILVIALIVFGTKKIKIV from the coding sequence ATGTTTCAAATTATAAAAAACGAATTGCGATTCTTAGTTCGCAGTCGTATATTTTTAGGGATAAGCATTGCCTTTATTTCTATTATGTTACTCTCTGTTTTTCTTGGGAATTACCAAATTCAGAAACAAGAACAGACGCATCAAAATGCTACTGACCATGTACGTCAACAATGGGTAAGCATTGATGAAATGAACCCTCATAGTGCCGCACATTACGGTACCTTTATATTTAAACCTTCTAATTTATTAAGCAATCTCGATGAAGGCGTAAATAGTGTTACTGGAAATGTACTTCGAGTTGAGGGACATGTTCAAAATGAAATCACACATTCTGAAGCTTCGCAAATGCAGGCCGTGTCTCGATTCGGAAAATTAAAACCCGCGCTCTTACTGCAATATATCGTTCCTTTACTATTAGTTTTTTTAGCCTTTAATTCAGTCAGTAATGAAAAACAAAGTGGACGACTAAAACTACTCGTGCTACAAGGCTCCAAACCTTTACAAATTATTTTGGCCAAAACATTTTCTGTATGGCTTTATGGTGTGTTTCTACTAATTTTTATGCTTTTGGTTTATGGCATATTAAATTCCCAAAGTTTAACTACTGATATTTTAGCAAGAACCAGTTTATTCTTTCTATCCTATTGCCTATACTATTTTATTATTAGTGGTCTCACGGTGTTCTTTTCTGCACGATGGCAAAATGCTACACTTGCTTTAACCTCTATGTTGGGCATTTGGATTATCTGGACTATATTTTTGCCTAATATTTTAATGAGTTCGGTGGAAAAATGGCATGAACTTCCTAGTCGAAATGAATTTCAAATGGCTATGAAAGAAGACCGCTCAAAAGGTCTAGATGGCCACAATCCTACCGATAAAAGAAGTTTAGCTTTAAAAGGAAAAGTACTTAAAGAATACGGTGTAGATAGTGTCTCTCAACTGCCATTAAATTTTGATGGTATGCGAATGCAAGCCGATGAAGATTATGGTAACAGCGTATGGGACAAGCATTTTGGCAACAACCGCTCGGTGCTAAAAAAACAGAAACAAAGTTTTCAATTAGGTGGTATTGTTAATCCTTTTATTTCACTACAAAACACAAGTATGGGATTTATGGCTAGCGACAATTTACACCATCAAGAATTTTTATTACAAGTAGAAAATTACCGTAGAGTTTTTATAAAAATGCTGAACGACAAGCAAACTTTTGGTGGTTCAAAAACTGGTGATTGGGGCTGGAAAATAGACAATGCCTTTTTTAAATCGGTGCCTGATTTTGATTATAAACCAACTCAAATTTCGGCAGTGCTATCCAATTATATGTTGGATGTAATTTTAATGATTTTATGGACAATTTTAGTCATAGCACTTATTGTTTTCGGAACTAAAAAAATAAAAATTGTATGA